One Antedon mediterranea chromosome 1, ecAntMedi1.1, whole genome shotgun sequence genomic window, tttgatagtgtagacagggcttagtAAACCAGAGATGGAAAATGTTTGGCACTTGCTGAATACGGTACTCTTCTTCATGTTTATTGTACAGCAAAgtttgcaaaaaaaattaacaaagtTTCATAGTAAAGTCCGTCTACACTTTACAAACCTTGCAAACTGGAAGTTTGCTAGAGTGCAGAATAAGACATTCGCTTACAGATAATGCCAATTGACCATTCTGAGCTTCGAACTTAAGAAATAGGTATTATATTGAATGgtctaaaattatttaaaaaattggccACACAGGCCAGATTTGTCTAAATACCACAAAGGATTATGTACGCTGTAGGAGGTATATGGAAAGATCTTGAAAGTGGGAGGGAACGTGTCTACATTTTCCACTCATTTAAACTCTCTTATTCGTATTATTTCAAGCTTCAACAATCATCGTGACAACATTCGTATTCCCAATAggcataattataataataacacaagGAAACAGATGTCTGCGCTAAGTTCAAgtttgtcataaaaatataattgattaatttagtTTGTTTACACAAGTTTGTTCGTTTTGACGAATTCTTTGAaagttatacagtattataatttattgcTCACCATTTTCTCTCTTTgaactttaagctctgtctacactatcaaactttatttgacaaaaaatgtgatgtatataatgtccatatatggacataatgctgtcatatcactaccatattgggcatatcactaccatttttgtcACGTCTTTTTTTGGTATGCAAAAAACCTACATAATACCTATTGTAGACCTATCGtactaaattaattattaattcgttaATAGAGTTGAATTattcttgaaaataaatttataaacagataaatattaatactgttTGGCATCTAATTTGGAATGAATTCTAGGGATAGAGTTGATAGTTTTAAACTGTTTTTTAcagttatattttgtaaaacacggtataaaaacaacaattgaacaaaaataattattttataagatgtataaaaattgttatttgaataaattattgcTAATATATAGTCATGCGTCTGTAAAAGgctataattaatttaataagtaTCAGTAATTTGATATAGAATAATACTGCGTCAAGCAgttgtatgtatatatttagTTAATTCAGCGCAGCAGACAGAAAgtttagtaaaaaataaatgttttaaggAAAAAGGTCTTTGTACACTTTTTTAATAGTTAGAACAATCACAATAACGGCAATAAGCTCGAAAAATTAACTCTCGCGCGTGGCTAGAGAAAAAAAACACGTCGAAAGTAAAACTACTGTATCACATGTACAAcattcatttcgaaaagaagACCCTAATTCTCTCTTagttttttagtttattttacttATCCATATGCAAATTTAGTAAAAAGCATATTAACatcaatataacatttaattcgAAAAGAAGTCCCTGATTCTCTTTTTAGTTTGTCATGAGTTTCTTTTATTCATCCATAAGAAAATTTAGTAAAAAGGATAAAAACATCAATATAACGCAGTGAAATATGGACGAAAGGGAAGGAGAGAAAAGGAAACTACATGCCTATAATCGAGCTCAGAATTCATTTCGAAAAGAATCCTCTGGTTCATTCTTTAGAGAAacataagtttatttttttcatccataagaaaatatagtaaaaaagcataaaaacatcaatataACAGAGTAACAGAGTGTGAAATAATATGGACAAAAGGAAGGAGAGAAAAGGCAACTACATGCCTATCGATCTCTCAGCTTACAATTCTTACATAAGATATCAAGCAAATTATGTCAAAGTACATAGGTATAGTTTATATAATACAAAGTAAGGTAACATTTAAAAGTTGATAAGAGTTACCGTCACATATCTAGCAAAATTGTTTTGACTTTAGTTTTAAAAGGTTTTCCACAATTTATTTATCGAACATTCATTGGAATTACGTTCCATATTTTTGTGCCGATACAGCTAATGGAAAAATGACTATGTAGTATCtgccttaagcgtggttcccactagcgacgcaacgcaaggacgtaacgcaacgcaagtgaattgaccaatcacaagcgatggcttattcgcttgtgattgctaactgtctataacttctcttttcattggttaacacgcttgcgttgcgtttacgttcttgcgttacgttctagtgggaaccaagcttgcgGCTGGTATAGATTTCCCTAACTTCTGTCTGGTTTGATATGGATGGGTAATAGGTGTAACATATTcgtttacattttgtaaaaagtaatctcgaaaaagAAGCCGATGTCGAATAGAAGCCGTCGCAAGATTCCATAAAGAGGAGATCCATTGAATTCTTTTTCGTGGTTTTACGTGGTATATCAAACTTAGATGATGTACTGTCAGAGTTGTGCGCTGTTTTTAGATAACGTCTAAAGccttatctacactatcaaactagtttgacaaaaaaagtgtgatgtgccaaaatattgtagttatattctcaaatatggtaatgatatgacatcatcatgtccatatatgggcacatcgcatttgttgttgtcacataaagtttgatagtgtagacacagctttTATATGCATGTTGTAATGGTGACTTCTGTGCTTATGGTGTCTCTAGAGCTGCAGCTCTCTTACGTAATAACAAAAACTGTGATGTGACTCACAGACCGCATGCGCCACCAATGCTGAGGTAAATTCGTATAATTGTTTTCCACACTAAGTAAAGATTAACCTAAAGCCTTGTTAATATTCAGAATATAAATTTGTGCTCTGCAAAAAATGTTGATATCCAACTTAACACGAACTAATCATTAATATTATCTGAACGACGTCTGGTCAAACAATCGGAAAAACACCGATATTAAGTATTGTATAAGTCACTGGGGAATACGAAGGAAAGAGGGGATTGAATGAAATACTGCTATTATGCCGCCTTATCTAACATAATGACGAGTCATCCTGGCAAATTGAGACATTAAAAACTAAAGCTTCAGTgattattcaacaacaaaaaatgtgtctGCCACAATCAAGGAACCGCGACCATTACGCCAACAGGGCCGCTACAagtatatcattttaaaaataaaaagtatcgTCTACTATAGCAGATATTGATCTAGTGCTTCGTAAAccttattttcaatttaaattacagttctgtctacactctatcaaactttatgtgacaaaaaagtgtgatgtacccaaatatggtagtgatatgcttaaatataatagtaatgatatgacatcatcatgtccataggcctatatgagcaagtcacacttttttttgtcacataaagtttgatagtgtagacaaggcgtGAGGCTTAATTAGTTGCAATTATTACTCTGAGGTGATTGGAACGAGGCACCGAGAATAGAACTCAAACTGATTATTCTCGCCACACTGCCGTTTTATTGtgaaaaataggcctaattataataGTATTATATATAACTGAAATGTTAGCGTTCTGTCGTCGGcgataggcctaattaatatgaAGTAAATGACGAGTGTCATAATGTTGATGTTTGAAAAGGAAGCGTTTAAATCTGATTACTTTTAACCTTTCGAAATCAAGATTACACTTCTAAGTCCGCGACTTTCTATCAAATAACTGTTTTCatgctttatttttttcatcGAATAAATGAGTTTGAaggttattaattatttatttattctttcttttgattaattaatgtacatTTAGAGGAAAGGTTTAGGCCCTGCGAAGCAAAATCAGCTACCGCCCGGATAATTATGAAAACGAAACTACTGTAATATTGTATGTCGACTGTCATGATAGGCCTTCTGTTGAATATAAACAATGgtggttttaattttttttgtgtttttaaattatgataataacATTTATGCATTGTAATTTATACATGTAGGGCCTACTACAGTTATAGACctactttataaaaaaatacactGCAGATGAATTAACaaaactagatggcacgctcgcttcgctcgcgtaccatctaggtcgtgcccacagatggttctcgaatacacagtaatttcagcgtagcaaaactggcgatttcaaatgtacgtaccgcaggactataatacattgtcgtttacagaaacgaataaatagacacgatgatttatgtactcaactaaaattagcaccctgggaattacttccgaaggagaaacttatcaaaatgagttcaaatttttgatttggactcatttaaagaaacccaattttgtgttttgtatgtaacattaaggttgaaggatgggaaagcggaaaggtacaaagaggaacactttttaaatatattctttatccactctgtaacgaaatatttttttcatgttttataggcctataaatactaTACctgtaaatacagtaaaacatttgcgatttaataaataatactttgttaaaactgtcactgtcataatcgattgaaatattaaagtacgtgtcacgatacaccactacgacgtttatattttggtaattattaattaatacaaacgttgaaaaagaactgtcagtataaagtttatttgtatataataatgtgtttatatatttaacagtagagcctatccacaatctcagtaataaagtttatttgtatatatttttatacaatctaatgttcgattcaaatgaggaccaacaatagttaataggtatttacagtattgtcaaagtattgcaagtttattctcaaagggcccatatttACCTACCgcatgtgttaaaccaagggctcataaatttacctacttgtgttaaaccaaactctggcagactgagagattgtgggatgttccattcatcgcaaatcaatacatttgtataaacgtatattaaatctatcaaaatagtattttttaaagaaaatcggcctgtcttcaacattatgatgctgtactctagctgttcaaccggttttcagccattaaaaacaattatcgtaggaggagataggaaaatgcgaagcctcctcgcatttttgtggcgggtatttttcaagatggacatccattagacagtgtataccacgatcggaaaacacccctatttggggcaaatcgacgaacctaaattcgttttaatcgtcaataactaatctaacttaatttaattagtaaacagggttacatcaggtggttaaaatcaataccgaaagtacgaaccaactttatataccatcgagtacaaattctaaaagtaaggcgcgatttaccgaattttgcccttactatggaacgccgtttacgcaacattttgaTGATATGAATCTTATGACGCGATacgtgaatgaaatgcatcgatatgaattaaatggtgcgatatatgaatgaaatgttttgaattgaatgctttgaattgaatattttgaatgaaatgttttgaatgaaatgttttgaatgaaatgttttgaatgaaatgttttgaatgaaatgttttgaatgaaatgtttgaattgaattgaaaagtcaaactattggtggcgtatgtcattctcgctcgcgattattttctcaacctcttaggcctaagcctgggtaccctcatctcctttcttccacgctgcctttacagagaatcctaacagacctgggttcggaaatatgtattccaatgtttcaggtctgttagagagtctctgtaaaggattcatattgatgacagcgttgaaaggagatgagggtacccatgcttaggcctattaagaggttgaaaaaaaatcgcgagcgggaatgacatacgccgccaatagtttgacttttcaattcaattcaaacatttcattcaaaacatttaattcaaaacatttcattcaaaacatttcattcaaaacatttcattcaaaacatttcattcaaaacatttcattcaaaacatttcattcaaaacattcaattcaaagcattcaattcaaaacatttcattcatatatcacgccattcaattcatatcgatgcatttcattcacatatcgcgtcataaaattcatatcatcgaaatgttgcgtaaacggcgttccataccttacgtaaatttatataatatagaaaatatttGGTTATCGGTGAAAAACCAGGCAAAATTAGTATGAAACGAAATAGCGACACCAACGTCATCGATCGAAACAACAAGCACGACATTCTCAGTTCTGAATGTGTGGTGGTGAGGTCCTGTTATTGATTGAGATTTTATTATCATATGGGATGTAAATAAGTCCAAGATAACGTTTCCCAGGTAAGTGCGTACACGTTGGCTACTTCTTTATGTAAATACCGATTAAGTTTTAGGTTAAATTATTAGTTATCGAGTAGTATTGCTGATTTGTTTTACACCTAGTATAAGCCtattatttgtaggcctaactaaaagTTCGAAGACTTGCGGAAGTGCCTGACTAACCACCTGCGTGGGAGGTATGGTAAGGCTATCTCTAGTAgagagctaggcctagatagagtACTGTAGGGCCTAGCTATATGACAATCCGGTTCAAGATTAATGCACACCTCAATTAATATGATATGTTTATAGATAAGACACAATTTAAATAGCATAAGAGAGTCACCACTTCGTCAACCACTCCCGCCACTTCGTCAACCCCATAGTAGATGGGACACACACCCAAATGATCGAATCATACTGGTGTAAAGCGAAATCGAAGTTCAAGAATATGAGAGCAGTGAAACGAGAATGGCTAGGCGAATATCTGGATGAGTTTATGTGGCGAGAGGAACACGGCAAGAATTTAGAGACCGCATTTGACAATATATTAGCGCATATCGCTGAAATGTATCCCCAGGCCTAAGTTTTAGTTTaagcataaaaaataaataacaaaattgttaATAGTTAAAAGATTcagaataaaatttatattttaagttaaagTTTCAAATTTACTTTTCTAATTATTTGAAGAATTTAGgaacaaaaacatttataaagttAGTTAAACGATTgagaataaacatttatattttacgTTTACTTATTTAAATCAGGGAGttttttacaactccctgtttaaatttacttaattattttgagaataaaacaattttgaatacTTTAACTGttattgtttttgattttttacGAAGCTAAGTTTAAGTTCTATATTtacctaaataaataattcactTTAACCATACATCAAAACAACTGTGGTAAAAGAAATGTGAAATGACCTGTAGAAgagaataaaaataacattgtcGTTAGTATCAATTAATTGTGTGTTGTGTAATACACTGTACACTAATTTACCTCCCACGTAGCTAAAGTGGAACATTCGAAACGTCCCCAGTCTGTTCTGGGTCAACCGTTGGTCAAATACAATCCACTATTTAATACACAATGCACCCCTATTTTTTCGAATGGAATAACCCTAAAAAAGCCCGGTACATAAAATGCCCGTGATCCCGAGGCTCTAGTCTAGatttgtaaaaagaaaattttaatcCTCTCATCACagctatataatattatattttttttagaatagACTGTTGTCGTGTTCTACTTTCTGCTGTCCtgaaaatgtaggcctaggcatattattaattttctgaATTTAAATGAatctgtaatattaaatattaataataattttcttttctaaaatGTGCAGACAAGGTAATATCAATTATTGTCTCCGAAAAAAGCAGAATCATTTTATATGGCAGGCCAGGATATAACACAGAAGCCTAGTATGGATTGGCTAAACAATCGTGGACTGTGGTTTTCGTACGCTGTTGCAGTGTATGTTTTGCACCTAGTGTTTCTCATTATGCCGTTTCTTAGTTCGGGGACAGCGTGGACACTGACAGTTGCTGTCCATGCAGTGGTAAGTATAAACAGActgtatttgtaatttttcatgTTATGGATTTGACACAATAGATCCAGTGATGTAGCCACAGGAAATAAAGTGGTCTGGTTTTTcgcaagaaaagggaacaatctctgttcaagccaaaAAAGTGgccaggttgaaaccttaccaaccgtactagtggctacggccctgaggTCATAGGTGggtatctttatttatttaaaatattgcgtTCTTTAATGATAAAGCAACCaacttttataaataattgttttttgcAGCTCAACTATATCTGTATGCACTATTTCAAAGGCTCAATCTTATTTGAAGATCAAGGCAAGTCACGATACCTGACCATGTGGGAACAGATAGATGGGGAGGAGCAGTTCACTGCTACAAGAAAGTTTTTCACTATTGTACCAATTGTTTTGTAAGTAGATGTAAAATTTTGAAGGCTTCATAGAAACTAAAAAGGGCTGGGATTAGGCGCTTCCTTTTTCCATCCCCTCACCTTTTTTCTTCCACTTCCTATTTCCCTTCCTCTTTCTCCTCCTCTCCCTCTTCTCCATATTCTCTCCTTCCCTCTTACTTTTCCCATCCCTCACTTCCTTCCTCTCCTATTCCTCTTTCCCCTCTTCCTCTTTTCCCTTTCTCTTTCCCCTCCTATCCCTCTTCCATGTTCTCTCCATATTCTCTCCTTCTCAATTCCTTTTTCCCATCCCTCCATTCTTCCTCTTCCTTCCTTCCCCATCTCTCCCTTCCTTCCCCTCCTCTCCCTCTTTCCCCTCCTCTCCCTCTTTCCCCTCCTCTCTCTTTCTTTGTGGGTAAAATGCTTGACTTTGTTTTTACTGTTCTGGTTTTATGGTAAAATAGTAGTATCTGTTTTTAAATAACATATAATTTTATAGTGATAggtttttcaaaataaactaaCCTCAATGTACAGTAAAATGGACATTGTTGATTAAGGCAAATTCTCatgttgatattaataataaattgttttaatgtgCCCTGTTTATCTGCAATATACTTGTTTATTGTTTTCTCTAGCCTATACCCCAATggatatttttaatttctttggCAAATTCTCatgttgatattaatattaagttGCTTTCATATCCTGTGTTTATAGATTTTTTGCTGCGAGTTTCTACACAAAATGTGATCCGACACATTTCATGTACAACAGCGTGTTCACAACTATGTCAGTCTTACCCAAGTTTCCGGTTTTCCATCGTGTTAGAATATTCGGAATCAACAAGTATTAATCGACAAGATCAAAatgcataaattaaaaaactgcTGAAAGAAGTATGATGTCCTGAATGTTAATTCTGTAAGGTTTTTTGATGGACTGAATCTTTCAATTCTTCAAAAAAGCGTCCATGGAGCGTACCGTATGCAAACAGCAACATTACAACATTAATGTGCCTCTTgcaatataaaaatggttatcgTATGGATTGTGAGAACATACAGCGGTTGGATGTGTGTAGATAAGGGTTGTACAAAGACTATTGTGCACAACTGACAGGTCAGAGGTCACAAACTTGTAAATATTCTCAATGTGATTAAGTAAATCATAGTTAagttaaaaagtatattatttatgGAAACGTATTTCAAACCtttcaagctctgtctacactatcatactagtgtgatgtgcccaaatatggtagtgatatgcccaaata contains:
- the LOC140050964 gene encoding ORM1-like protein 1 is translated as MAGQDITQKPSMDWLNNRGLWFSYAVAVYVLHLVFLIMPFLSSGTAWTLTVAVHAVLNYICMHYFKGSILFEDQGKSRYLTMWEQIDGEEQFTATRKFFTIVPIVLFFAASFYTKCDPTHFMYNSVFTTMSVLPKFPVFHRVRIFGINKY